A genome region from Thalassotalea euphylliae includes the following:
- a CDS encoding GFA family protein yields the protein MVEVSNINIGSCLCGAIQFEVERFEPLVGHCHCKMCQKFHGAAFSTFGEVKREYLRWLSGDELLSHYRASNDSVRSFCQRCGASLLFESRFNREQGTVEIALSAFDTLFGVNPDAHIYCESKAAWLTLEDDLPKYLGYRDGKC from the coding sequence ATGGTTGAAGTGTCGAATATCAATATAGGTAGTTGTTTGTGCGGCGCTATTCAGTTTGAAGTAGAGCGCTTCGAACCTTTAGTGGGTCATTGCCATTGCAAAATGTGCCAGAAGTTTCATGGCGCGGCATTTTCTACATTTGGCGAGGTTAAGCGAGAGTATTTGCGCTGGCTCTCTGGTGATGAGTTACTGAGTCATTATCGTGCCTCGAATGATAGTGTGCGTAGCTTCTGCCAGCGTTGTGGTGCGAGTTTGCTGTTTGAATCACGCTTTAATCGCGAGCAAGGCACAGTAGAAATTGCCTTGTCAGCCTTCGATACCTTGTTTGGCGTAAATCCTGACGCACATATCTACTGCGAGAGTAAGGCCGCTTGGCTAACGCTTGAAGACGATTTGCCTAAATACCTCGGCTATCGTGACGGTAAGTGCTAA